Within Betaproteobacteria bacterium, the genomic segment TCGCGCTCGCCGTGCTCGGGGTGTTGTGGTTCCTCATGACCCTCCTTGCCCGCAAGACGCCCGAATCGGCCACCCCCGACGACGCTGCGCAGGCCTCCGAAAGGCGCCGGCTCGTCCTTGCCCGGCTCGTGCCAGGCGTGCTCCTCGTCCTCGCCTACGCCTGGCTGTTCGAAAGGGCAGGGTACTTCCTGTCCACGGTCCTGTTCATGGTCGGGTGGCAGAAGGGCGTGGAAAGGGAAGGCTGGCTCAAGACCGCGGTCGTCGCCCTGCTATGTGCAGCAGCGATGTACGCCCTCTTCTCATTCCTCCTCAAGGGCGTGCTGCCCACCGGCGCCTGGTTTTCCTGAGGCGCGCAACCATGGACATCTTCGCGGGACTCCTCCAGGGCTTTTCCGTCGCGCTCACGCCGACCAACCTGCTGTTCGCCTTCCTCGGCGCGCTGATCGGCACCGCCGTCGGCGTGCTCCCGGGGCTGGGACCCGCGGCCACCATCGCCCTCCTCCTGCCGGCCACCTACGCGATCGACTCTCCGGTCACCGCCATCATCCTCATGGCCGGGATCTTCTACGGGTCGATGTACGGCGGCTCCACGACGTCGATTCTTCTCAACCTGCCGGGAGAGGCGGCCTCGGTGGTGACCTGCATCGACGGCTACAAGATGGCCCAGAAGGGCCGGGCCGGCGCCGCGCTCGGCATCGCCGCCATCGGCTCGTTCGTGGCCGGCACCGTGGGCATCGTGGGGATGACGCTTTTCGCCCCGACGGTCGCGCAGTTCGCCCTGAGCTTCGGACCCCCGGAGAAATTCTCGCTCGCGGTCGTGGGCCTGCTGCTCGCGGTGACGCTCTCGGGATCGTCCGTCGTGAAGGGGCTGGTGATGATGGCGCTCGGCCTGCTCCTGGCGGCCGTGGGGCTCGACCCCATTTCCGGGAAGACGCGGTTCGCCTTCGGCGTGACGGAACTGCAGAGCGGCTTCGACTTCGTCACGCTCGCGATGGGCGTCTTCGGGCTGGGGGAGATCTTCTACGGCCTCGAGACCGCGATGAAGGGCGATGCCGTCACGGCCAAGGTGGGCCAGGTCTGGCCCACGATGGCCGATTGGGCGGCCTCGCGTATGGCGATCCTGCGCGGCACGCTCATCGGGTTCTTCATCGGCGTCATTCCGGGCGGCGGGGCGGTCATCTCTTCCCTCGCTTCCTACGCCGTCGAAAAGAAGGTTTCGAAGCACCCCGAGGAGTTCGGCCAGGGCGCCATCGAGGGCGTGGCGGGCCCCGAATCGGCCAACAATGCCGCCTCGAGCTCGTCGTTCATCCCGCTGCTCACGCTGGGCATCCCGGGGAACGCCTCCATCGCGATGATCTTCGCCGCGCTCCTGATCAAGGGCGTCACGCCGGGGCCGTTCCTCATCCAGGAGCACCCGGACATCTTCTGGGGCGTGATCGCCTCGATGTACCTCGGCAACGTCATGCTCCTCGTGCTGAACCTGCCCCTGGTCGGGCTGTGGGCCCAGCTCGTGCGCGTGCCGTTCGGGATCATGGCCCCGGTCATCATCCTCTTCACGGCGATCGGCTCCTACAGCATCCAGGGCCAGGTCTTCGACATCTACAGCCTGGTGGGCTTCGGCCTCTTCGGCTACCTGCTGCGCAAGCTCAAGTTCGAGGCCGGCCCCCTGGTGCTCGCCTTCGTGCTGGGGCCGATGGTCGAAGGGGCGATGCGCCAGTCGCTGCTCATGTCGGGCGGAAGTTTCGCGATATTCGTCGACCGCCCCATTTCGATGGTCCTGATCGGGCTTTTCGCGGTCCTCGCCATCGGCCAATCCGCACTCACCGTGCGCCAGAAATTGCGCACACAAGCCACTACCTGAAGGGAGAAGGAAGATGAAAGGATTCACCGCTGCAATCACCGCATCGATGCTCGCACTCATGGCGTTCCCGTCCAGCTCGATGGCCGCGGACGCATACCCCTCGAAACCCGTCTCCGCCGTGGTCCCCTTCGGCGCGGGCGGGTCCAGCGACCTGCTGGCGCGGGCCGTCGAGAAAACCTGGTCCAAGTACTCGAAACAGCCCCTCATCGTCGTCAACAAGCCCGGCGGCGGCGGCGTGGTCGGCACCGAGGGCGTGGTCCGTTCGAAGCCGGACGGCTACACCCTCTACTTCGGCTACGGCTCGGGACATGACGTGGTCATGCCGCTCCTGCAGAAAATGCCCTACGACCCCGTGAAGGACCTGATCCCGGTAGCCAGGGTCTCCGTCCACTCGGTCGTCATCGTCACCGGCGCGAATTCCCCCTTCAAGTCGATCAAGGACGTCATCGCGTGGTCGAAGAAGGAAGGCAAGCCGGTCACGACGGCGGTGTCCGTGAAGGCGGGTGCCGTTGACATCGCCCTCACCGCGTTCGGCAAGGCGGCGGGCATCAACATCGTCACCGTTCCCTTCTCGGGCGGCGCCGAGGCCACGACGGCGCTGGCGGGCGGGCACCTCATGATCGGCGGGGGACACCCCTCCGAGGTCATCCCCCACATCAAGTCCGGGCGCTTCAAGGCGCTCGCCGTGGTGACCCCGCAGCGCGACGCAACTCTGCCCGACGTCCCGACCCTGAAGGAACAGGGTATCGACGTGTCCACCTGGGGTTCCATCAAGGGTGTCGCCGCCCCGGCGGGCACTCCGAAGGAAGTCGTGAAGGACATCGAGCTCACGATCAAGAAGATCTGCGAGGACGCCGAGTTCCAGAAGACGATGGCGAACCTGAACCAGCCCGTCATGTACCTGGGCAGCGAGGACTTCACGAAGTTCATCAAGCAGGCGACGGCGGACTACGCTGCGCTCATCAAGCAGCTGAACATCTCGATCGACTGATGTAACAGGGCTTCAGGGGACAGGTTGCGCAAGAAGAGCAGACGTCAATCCTGCTTTTCTCGCGCAACCTGTCCCCGATCGCCCAGAGGCGCCCGCATGCGAATGTGCGGGATGCCGGCCTCGAGGTATTCCTCCCCCTCGGCGACGTAGCCGTGGCGCGCGTAGAAGACCTGCGCGTGCGACTGCGCGTGCAGGTAGGTTTCGCGAAAGCCGCGCCGCCTCGCCTCCGCCATCAGCGCGTCGAGGATCGCGGCGCCGACGCCCTTGCGGCGCCACGGGGCCAGCACCGCCATGCGGCCGATTCGCCCGTCGCGCATGAGGCGGCCGGTACCGATGGCCTCGCCCGCCTCGCTCTCGGCCAGCGCGTGCGCGCATTCGCCGTCGCGTCCATCCATCTCGATTTCCGCGGGCACGTTCTGCTCCTCGACGAAGACGGTTGTGCGAATGCGCGTGAGGATGGCACACGCCTCCGGCCATTCGACCAGGCGCACGCGGAAATCGGGGGGAATCGTCATGGTAGAGTCGCGGCTCGCCGCAATTCTACCGCCCGCCGCGCATGAACCCCCGTTCCGCCCCGCTCGCCGCCATGGCCGCCATGTGCGCGATCTGGGGCTACTCGTGGATCGCGATGAAGATCGCGCTCCGGCACGCGCATCCCTTCGACTTCGCCGCCGAGCGGCTGGTGATGGGCGCGCTGCTGCTTTTCGCGATCATCGCCATGACCGGGCGCAGGCTCACGCTGGCGAACTACCGGATGGCACTCGTGCTCGGCCTCGTGCAGGTGGCCGCATTCGTGATCCTGACGCATTTCGCGCTCCTCATCGCGGGGGCGGGCAAGACCTCGGTGCTGGTCTACACGATGCCCTTCTGGATGATCCTGTTCGCGCACCTCATGCTCCAGGAGCGCATGCGCGGCGCGCAGTGGCTTTCGGTGGCGCTCGCTTTCGCCGGCCTCGTGCTCATCGTGTCACCGTGGAAGCTCACGAGCCTGGAGGGCAGCCTCCTGGCCGTCGTATCGGGCGCGGTGTGGGCACTGGCCGCGGTGATGTCGAAGCGCTGGCCCACGAAGGATGCGGAGCCGCTCACCTTCTCGGCGTGGCAGCTCGCGTTCGGTTCGATCCCGCTCGTGCTCCTGTCGACCCTGCACCCGCACGAGGCGCCGCGCTGGAACGGCGAGTACGCCATCGCGCTCGCCTACTCCACCGTCTTCGCGACGGCCGGCGGCTGGTGGCTGTGGACCTATGTGCTCTCGCATGCGCCCGCGGGCGTGACCGGCCTCAACACGCTCGCCATCCCCGTGATCGCCGTCATCGCCTCCTGGGTGCAACTGGGCGAGCGCCCGGCCCCGCACGAGCTCGCGGGAATGGCGCTCATCGGGGTCGCGCTGGCGCTGCTCGCCTGGCTGGGGATTCGAAAGCCCGAGGCCAGGCCGGCGCATTGAGTCTGCTGGCCCGCCGCAGGCCGCGCATTCGCGGATAGAATGATGCCTCGTCCCCCGGTGAGCGCGCGCGGGGGCCCGCAACACGCGCCTCAGGCAACCGCGAGTAGCCCGTGCCCGGCGCGCCGGCTGGATTCCCGACCATGCGGTTGTCCCTGCGGTTCATCGTCCCGCTCATCGTTGCGCTCGGCGCCATCGCCTACGCCGTCGTGCCGCTGGTCGACGACCTCACCCTCAAGTGGTTCGTGCGCGACCTCGACATCCGCACGAAGCTCATCACCGCGGCCATTCAGGAGCCCCTGGCCGACGCGATGTCCGCCGACCTGGACCAACGCGCCCGCCAGCACCGGCTCGAGGCGATCTTCGGCCGCATCATCCAGGACGAGCGGCTCTTCGCGATCGGCTATTGCGACGGCTCGGGGAAGTTCGCCTACCGCACCGTCACGCTGCCGCGCGACATCACCTGCCGCCTGCCGGGACTTCCGGCCCCGGAGTCCGGACGGGTCCACCACTTTGCAGGCGGCTCGCTGCACGTGGCCGCGAACCCCGTGGTGATCGGCGGGACTCGCGTGGGCGAGCTGGTCATCGTCCACGACATGAGCTTCGTCGAGCGCCGCAGCGCCGACACCCGAAAATACATCGTTTACCTCTTTACCGGCATCGGCCTGGTGATCGCGCTCATCACCGTGGTGATCGCGGAGATCTCCTGGCGCGGCTGGGTCGCCGGCATGAAGGCGCTGATCCGTGGCCAGCTCCTGGCCGAATCCCTGGAGCCGCGGGCCAAGGAGCTCAAGCCCCTCGCGCGCGATCTCGAAGCGCTGGTTCGCGACCTGGAAACCGAGCGGCGCATGCGCGACGAGTCGCAGATGAGCTGGGTGCCCGAGACGCTGCGCACGATCCTGCGCCAGGACCTCAAGGGCGACGAGATCCTCATCGTCTCCAACCGCGAGCCCTACATCCATGTGCGCCAGAACGGGCGCGTCGAGGTGCAGCGGCCCGCGAGCGGGCTGGTCACGGCCCTCGAGCCGGTGATGCGCGCCTGCTCCGGCACCTGGATCGCGCACGGCGCCGGAACCGCGGACCGCGACGTGGTCGACGCGAGGGACCACGTGCAGGTGCCGCCCGAGAACCCCGCCTACCAGATCCGCCGCGTCTGGCTCACGAAGGAGGAGGAGGCGGGCTACTACTACGGATTCGCCAACGAGGGCCTGTGGCCGCTTTGCCACAACGCGCACACCCGGCCGGTGTTCCGCGCGGGCGACTGGGAGTATTACCGCACCGTGAACCAGCGCTTCGCCGACACCGTCGTGTCGGAGTCGCGCACGCCCAACCCCATCGTGCTCGTGCAGGACTACCACTTCGCGCTGCTGCCCCGGCTGATCCGGGAGCGGCTGCCGCAGGCGACGATCATCACCTTCTGGCACATTCCCTGGCCCAATCCGGAGTCCTTCGGCGTCTGCCCATGGCGCGAGGAGCTTCTCGAGGGCCTGCTGGGTTCCTCGATCCTGGGCTTCCACACCCAGTTCCACTGCAACAACTTCTTCGAAACCGTCGATCGCTATCTCGAGGCCCGCGTGGATCGCGAGACCTTCACGATCTCCTGCGGCGGGGAGCCCACGGAGGTGCACCGCTACCCGATCTCCATCGAGTGGCCGCTCACGGGGCTCGCCGACCAGCCCCCGGTGGCGGACTGCCGGCGGATCATCCGCGAGCAGTTGGGCATCGCGCCGGAAGCGAAGCTCGGCGTCGGCGTGGATCGCCTGGATTACACCAAGGGCATCCTCGAGCGCTTCGCCGCCATCGAGCGCTTCCTCGAGCAGGAGCCCGCGTGGATCGGCCGGCTCGCCTTCGTGCAGATCGCGGCGCCGAGCCGTTCGAGCATCGACGAGTACCAGTCGCTGGACGCGCGCGTGCGCGCCTCCGCTCAGCGCATCAACGACCGCTTTGCCTCGGCAGGCTGCAAACCGATCATCCTCAAGATCGAGCACCACGACGCCGGAAGCGTCTACACCCACTACCGCGCGGCGGACTTCTGCTTCGTCTCGAGCCTGCACGACGGCATGAACCTCGTCGCCAAGGAGTTCGTGGCGACGCGGGAGGACGAGCGCGGCGTGCTCATCCTGTCGCAATTCGCGGGTGCCGCCCGGGAACTCCCGGAGGCACTCATCGTCAATCCCTACGACACGGAGCAGTGCGCCGCGGCGGTGCGCGACGCCCTCGCCATGCCGCCGGACGAGCAGCGCGCCCGCATGCGCAGCATGCGGGCCCTCCTGATGGAATTCAACGTGTACCGCTGGGCGGGACGGATGCTCCTCGACGCGGCGCGCATGCGCAACCGCCGCCGGCTGTCCGGCGGGGCGCGCCCACAGACGGCGGGACCGCGAGGCAAACGCACATGACGAGCACGGTCGGACGGACCACAATCGGGGCGATGCCGCCGATGCCGGAACACGCGGCCATCTTCCTGGACGTCGACGGCACGCTGGTGCCCCACGCCGATCGCCCCGACGCGGTGCACATCGACGCCTCGCTCTTCGCCCTCCTCGAGCGGCTGGGACGGGCGACCGGCGGCGCGCTCGCACTGATCAGCGGCCGATCGATCGCCGACGTCGACGCCCTCTTCCGCCCTGCCCGGTTCCCGATCGCCGGCCAGCACGGGGCCGAGCGCCGCTCGGCGGATTCGAGCCTGCATTTCCATGCCCCGCTCGGCACGCGGCTCCGGGAGCCGGCCGAGGCGCTGCGTCGCCTGGTGCGCGAGCACCCCGGGCTCCTGCTCGAGGAAAAGGGCGCGAGCCTTGCCCTGCACTACCGCGGCGCGCCGTCCCTCGCCGAGCTCGCCGAGCGCGAGGTCCGGCAGGCTGTCGTCGCCCTGGGCGACGACTTCGAGCTGCAGGCTGGCAAGCTCGTCTTCGAGGTGAAGCCCAGCGGCAAGGACAAGGGCACGGCGATCGACGAGTTCATGTCCGAGGCGCCCTTCGCCGGGCGCCGGCCCGTCTTCGTCGGGGACGACCTGACCGACGAGCTGGGGTTCGAGCGCGTGAACCGGATCGGCGGCGACTCGGTAAAGGTGGGGCCCGGCCCCACGCGGGCGCGGTGGCGGCTGGAAAACGCCGACGCCGTGCGGGCGTGGCTCTCCAATTTCGCGGACTGCGCCGGCGGCGGCGCAAGGAGGCTACCGGCATGAGCAGCCTGCAACTTGGCGCCATCGGCAACTCAAGCGTCGGCGCCCTCATCGACGGACACGGCGAGATCGCGTGGGCGTGCCTGCCGCGCTTCGACGGTGACGCGACCTTCTGCTCCCTGCTTCGACCGCACGAGGGCGACGAGGGCTTCGGCTTCATGGACGTGGAGCTCAGCTGGCTTGCGGACTCGCGGCAGAAGTACCTGCCGAACACGCCAGTGCTCGTCACGCGCCTGCAGGACGACCGGGGCGGCGCCGTCGAGATCGTGGATTTCGCGCCGCGTTTCCGCCAGTTCGGGCGCCTCTTCTGCCCCGCGCAGCTCGTGCGCATTGTGCGACCCCTCTCCGGCAGCCCGCGCATCCGCGTGCGCATGCGCCCGGCCGACGACTACGGACGCCGCCGCCCGGAGGTCACCTCGGGCTCCAACCACATCCGCTACGTGGGCTCGACGAACGTGCTGCGCCTCACCACGGACTGTTCGATCACCGCGATCCTCGAGGAGATGCCCTTCGTGCTGCGCGACCCCATCGCCATGGTGATGGGCCCGGACGAGACGATGCAGGGGTCGTTGGCCGAGGTGGCGCGGCGCTTCCTCGAACTCACCACCGACTATTGGCACGACTGGGTGCGCGACCTCTCCATCCCCTTCGAGTGGCAGGACGAGATCATCCGCGCAGCCATCACCCTCAAGCTCGCCGCCTACGACGACACCGGCGCCGTGATTGCCGCCCTCACGACCTCGATCCCCGAATCGGCCGCGAGCGGACGCAACTGGGATTACCGCTACTGCTGGCTGCGCGACGCCTACTTCGTCGTGAACGCGCTGAACCGCCTCAACGCCACGCGCACGATGGAGCGCTACCTCGGCTACATCATCAACGTGGCGGCGGGAAGCGGCGGGCACCTGCAGCCGGTCTACCGCATCAGCGGGCGCTCCGAGATCGAGGAGACGATCGTCGAAACGCTCCCCGGCTACCGCGGCATGGGACCGGTGCGCGTGGGCAACCAGGCGTTCCGGCAGGTGCAGAACGACGTGTACGGCTCCGCCATACTCGCCGCCACTTACGCCTTCTTCGACCGCCGACTCGCGGCCGTGGGCAACGAGGGGCTATTCCACCGCCTGGAGGTGCTGGGCGCGAGGGCCGCGGAGCTGCACGCCACCCCGGATGCGGGGCTCTGGGAGTTGCGCGGTTCCGAATACGTGCACACCTTCTCGAGCGTCATGTGCTGGGTCGCGTGCGATCGGCTCTCGAAGATTGCGCGCCGGCTGGGCCTCGCCGAGCCCGCCGTGCGCTGGCGCGCGCAGGCCGACCGCATCCACGCCGTCGTGGTGGAGCGCGCCTGGTCGGCGAAGCGGGGCAGCTTCGTGGCCACCTTCGAGGGTGACTCGCTGGACGCGAGCCTCCTGCTGCTGGCCGAGCTCGGCTTCCTGCGCGCGGACGACCCCCGATTCGCCGGTACCGTGGCCGCCGTCGGGCGCGAGCTGCGGCGCGGCGATTTCATCTTCCGCTACACGCAGCCCGACGACTTCGGGGCGCCGGAAAACGCCTTCCTCGTCTGCACCTTCTGGTACATCGACGCACTCGCCGCCCTGGGCCGGCGCGAGGAGGCGCGCGCCCTCTTCGAGTCCACCCTCAAGCGGCGAAACGCGCTCGGCCTGCTGTCGGAGGACGTGGACCCGGTGACTGGCGAGCTCTGGGGCAACTTCCCGCAGACCTACAGCATGGTCGGCCTCATCAACAGCGCCACGCGCCTGTCCATCCCCTGGGACCAGGCGTTCTGACGGGGCGCGCTTGATCCGGATCGGACTCGACCTCGGTGGCACGAAGACCGAGATCGCCGCCCTCGACCGCGACGGCACCGAACTGCTGCGCCGACGCGTACCCACGCCCGCGGGCGCATACGAGGAGTCGGTGCGCACGCTGGCCGGGCTCGTCACGGACGCCGAGCGCGAGCTGGGTAGGCCGGCACGCGTGGGGCTGGGGCACCCCGGCGCCGTCGATCCGGCCACGGGCTTGCTGCGCAACGCCTACGCCACGGTGTTCAACGCGCGGGCGCTGCAGGCGGACCTTTCGCGCGCGCTCGCGCGCGAGGTGCGTTTCGAGAACGACGCCAACTGCTTCGCGCTCTCGGAGGCCACCGACGGCGCAGGCAGCGGCGCCCGCGTCGTGTTCGGTGCGATCCTGGGAACGGGCGCGGGATCGGGCATCGTGATCGAAGGCCACCTGCTGCGCGGCGCTCACGGGCTCGCGGGCGAATGGGGCCACAATCCGCTGCCGTGGATCCGGGCCGACGAACTTCCCGGGCCCCGGTGTTACTGCGGGCGCGACGGCTGCATCGAGCGCTTCGTCTCGGGCCCGGCGCTCGCGGCGGACCACGAGCGCGCTACCGGTATGCGTCTCGATCCCGCCGCCATCATGGCCGCCGCGAACTCCGGCGACGCCGCGTGCCGCGCCAGCCTCGAACGCCACGAGGACCGCGTCGCCCGCGCGCTCGCCCACGTGGTGAACCTCGTCGATCCGGATGTCGTGGTCCTGGGCGGCGGTCTCTCGCACTTCGCCCACCTTTACGAGAATCTGCCCACCCGGATCGCCGCGATCGCCTACGCGAAGGCCTCGCCTCCGATCCTGCGGGCGCGGCACGGTGACGCGAGCGGCGTGCGCGGGGCCGCGATGCTCTGGCCGTCAACCGGCGAAGCGAAAGGCTAGGACTTCTTCCGCGACGGCTTGCAGCGCTTCACGCTGGTCATGATCTCGGCCTTGGCCTCCTCCGGCCCGACCCACCCCTCGATCCGCACCCACTTGCCCGGCTCCAGGTCCTTGTAATGGGCGAAGAAGTGCGTGATCTGCTCGAGCATCATGCTCGGCAGGTCGCGCGGCGTCTCGATCGCGCGGTAGAGCGGCGTGAGCCTGTCGATGGGCACCGCCAGGAGCTTGGTGTCGCCGCCCGCCTCGTCGGTCATCTTGAGCATCCCGATGGGCCGGCAGCGCACGACGACGCCGGGCATCAGCGCGAAGGGCGTCACGACGAGGACATCGGTCGGATCGCCGTCGTCCGACAGCGTGTGCGGGATGTAGCCGTAGTTGCACGGGTAGTGCATCGCCGTCTGCACGAAGCGGTCGACGAAGAGTGCGCCCGTGGCCTTGTCGACCTCGTACTTGATCGGGTCAGCGTTCATCGGGATCTCGATGATCACGTTGAAATCGTTGGGCAGGTCCTTGCCGGCATCGACGCGGTCGAGGTTCATGGATTTCCCTGGGTGGCCGCTGCCCGCACGCGCGGTGAGCGAGCGCTGGCGTTCGGTTGTGGTAAATTGAATCGCGTTGTGGGCAGCATTATCGCAAGTTCCCGATTTGACTGGCAAAAGCCTCTTCAGGCCGATGAACCGATCGCACCCCCTCATCCTCACGCTGGACCAGCATGGGGTTCCGCACCGCTGGGTGACCTGGCAGCAGGCCGTCTGGTACTACGCCAAGGAAAGCGTGGCGTGGGAGACCGGCCGCGAGGCCTTCACGATCTGGGGCGGCCTCTCCCAGCTCACGGGCAAGCGCTCCAGCATCACGGCGAACTCCATCATCGCCATCCGCGGCAAGGCGCTCGCGATCAGGAGCTTCCGGCAGACGCCGCCGCTCAACAACAGCGAGTTGTTCCATCGGGACCGCGCCGTCTGCGCCTTCTGCGGCGGCATCTTCGCGCCGCTCAGGCTCACGTGCGATCACATCCTGCCGATGTCGCGGGGCGGCCGCGATGCCTGGATGAATGTCGTGACCGCGTGCCGGTCGTGCAACCAGCGCAAGGGCAACCGCACGCCGGAGGAGGCGCATATGCAGCTCCTCTACGCGCCCTACGTGCCCAACCGCGCGGAATTCCTCATCCTCGCCAACCGCCGCATCCTGGCCGACCAGATGGAGTTCCTGAAGCAGCACGTCTCCGCGAACTCCCGCCTGCACGCCGCATAGTGGACGGTTCGCGCCGCGGCACGTAGGCGCGGATTCCGGTTGGCGGTTCGTGCTGCGGGGATCGGACCCTGGTGACAGTGGGGTACTCCGTTCTCGGGCGCGGGTCGAATGGCGATACTGCGGAAATCGGAGCCTGGTGACAGTGGGGTACTCCGTTCTCGGGCGCGGGTCGAATGGCGATACTGCGGAAATCGGAGCCTGGTGACAGTGGGGTACTCCGTTCTCGGGCGCGGGTCGAATGGCGATACTGCGGAAATCGGACCCTGGCCACCATGGGGTTGATGTGGGTTGGGTTTCTTTTTTGGCTTTTTGGCCGAGTCAAATTGCTCCGGGCATCACGGGCAGGACCCATGTCGAAACGCTTGCGGCATCGAAACTGACGGCACGTTCATTCGGCCAAAAAGCCAAAAAAGAAACCCAACCCACATCAACCCCTATTCGCACCGGTCCACACTCCCTGGCACGACGGCCGGACCCTACGGTTCAGATCGACCCAGTTACACGATTCCGGACCGCGAGGCGGTCGGGCTTGCCATTGGCCAGCCGGGGGATCTCGTCCGTGAACACGATGCGCGGCAGCTTGTAGCGCGCCAGGCGAGGCTCCAGGAACGCGCGCAGGTCGGGCGAACCCGGGCGTTGCAGCGCCACGACGGCCAGCGGCACCTCTCCCCACTTCTCGTCCGGCACGCCGATCACGATCGCATCGGCGACATCCGGATGCTCGCGAAGCGCATGCTCGATCTCGGCCGGGTAGACATTCTCGCCGCCGGAGATGATGAGATCGTCGCGCCGCGAAAGGACCCGCAGCGCCCCCTGGGCATCGAGTTCGCCCAGGTCGCCGGTGCGAAGCCATCCGTCGCGAAGGACGGCCTCCGTGGCCACTGAATCATCGAGGTAGCCTCGCATCACGATGGGTCCGCGCACTTCGATCACGCCATCGTCGGCGATGCGCAGCTCGATGCCCGGAAGCGCCGTTCCCGCGGTACGGCGCTGCGCGAGCGCCGCTCCCGGACGGACGAGCGTGGCCATCGAGCAGGTTTCGGTGAGACCGTAGGTGGCGAGCGCCTGGGGGCAGGCGTCGAGCAATCCCGGGCTCACGGGTCCGCCGCCCACGACCACGGCGCGCACGCGCTCCGGCAGGAGGCGGC encodes:
- a CDS encoding HNH endonuclease, whose product is MNRSHPLILTLDQHGVPHRWVTWQQAVWYYAKESVAWETGREAFTIWGGLSQLTGKRSSITANSIIAIRGKALAIRSFRQTPPLNNSELFHRDRAVCAFCGGIFAPLRLTCDHILPMSRGGRDAWMNVVTACRSCNQRKGNRTPEEAHMQLLYAPYVPNRAEFLILANRRILADQMEFLKQHVSANSRLHAA
- a CDS encoding ROK family protein; the encoded protein is MIRIGLDLGGTKTEIAALDRDGTELLRRRVPTPAGAYEESVRTLAGLVTDAERELGRPARVGLGHPGAVDPATGLLRNAYATVFNARALQADLSRALAREVRFENDANCFALSEATDGAGSGARVVFGAILGTGAGSGIVIEGHLLRGAHGLAGEWGHNPLPWIRADELPGPRCYCGRDGCIERFVSGPALAADHERATGMRLDPAAIMAAANSGDAACRASLERHEDRVARALAHVVNLVDPDVVVLGGGLSHFAHLYENLPTRIAAIAYAKASPPILRARHGDASGVRGAAMLWPSTGEAKG
- the ppa gene encoding inorganic diphosphatase encodes the protein MNLDRVDAGKDLPNDFNVIIEIPMNADPIKYEVDKATGALFVDRFVQTAMHYPCNYGYIPHTLSDDGDPTDVLVVTPFALMPGVVVRCRPIGMLKMTDEAGGDTKLLAVPIDRLTPLYRAIETPRDLPSMMLEQITHFFAHYKDLEPGKWVRIEGWVGPEEAKAEIMTSVKRCKPSRKKS
- a CDS encoding glycoside hydrolase family 15 protein, with product MSSLQLGAIGNSSVGALIDGHGEIAWACLPRFDGDATFCSLLRPHEGDEGFGFMDVELSWLADSRQKYLPNTPVLVTRLQDDRGGAVEIVDFAPRFRQFGRLFCPAQLVRIVRPLSGSPRIRVRMRPADDYGRRRPEVTSGSNHIRYVGSTNVLRLTTDCSITAILEEMPFVLRDPIAMVMGPDETMQGSLAEVARRFLELTTDYWHDWVRDLSIPFEWQDEIIRAAITLKLAAYDDTGAVIAALTTSIPESAASGRNWDYRYCWLRDAYFVVNALNRLNATRTMERYLGYIINVAAGSGGHLQPVYRISGRSEIEETIVETLPGYRGMGPVRVGNQAFRQVQNDVYGSAILAATYAFFDRRLAAVGNEGLFHRLEVLGARAAELHATPDAGLWELRGSEYVHTFSSVMCWVACDRLSKIARRLGLAEPAVRWRAQADRIHAVVVERAWSAKRGSFVATFEGDSLDASLLLLAELGFLRADDPRFAGTVAAVGRELRRGDFIFRYTQPDDFGAPENAFLVCTFWYIDALAALGRREEARALFESTLKRRNALGLLSEDVDPVTGELWGNFPQTYSMVGLINSATRLSIPWDQAF